The following proteins are co-located in the Rattus norvegicus strain BN/NHsdMcwi chromosome X, GRCr8, whole genome shotgun sequence genome:
- the Spin4 gene encoding spindlin-4 — translation MSPPTVPPTGVDGVSAYLMKKRHTHKKQRRKPTFLTHRNIVGCRIQHGWKEGNEPVEQWKGTVLEQVSVKPTLYIIKYDGKDSVYGLELHRDKRVLALEILPERVPSPRIDSRLADSLVGKAVGHVFEGEHGKKDEWKGMVLARAPIMDTWFYITYEKDPVLYMYTLLDDYKDGDLRIIPDSNYYFPTAEQEPGEVLDSLVGKQVEHAKDDGSKRTGIFIHQVVAKPSVYFIKFDDDIHIYVYGLVKTP, via the coding sequence ATGTCTCCTCCGACCGTGCCTCCTACTGGGGTAGATGGTGTGTCCGCGTACCTGATGAAGAAAAGGCACACTCACAAGAAGCAGCGCCGTAAGCCCACTTTCCTCACTCATAGGAACATCGTGGGCTGCCGCATTCAACACGGCTGGAAAGAAGGCAATGAGCCAGTGGAGCAGTGGAAGGGAACTGTGCTCGAGCAGGTTTCCGTGAAGCCCACTCTGTATATCATCAAATATGACGGCAAAGACAGTGTGTACGGACTAGAACTGCACAGAGATAAGAGAGTTTTAGCGCTGGAAATTCTTCCTGAGAGAGTTCCTTCTCCGCGCATCGACTCTCGCCTGGCTGATTCCCTGGTTGGGAAGGCAGTGGGGCATGTGTTCGAAGGTGAGCATGGAAAGAAAGATGAGTGGAAGGGGATGGTGCTGGCGCGAGCCCCCATAATGGATActtggttttacatcacctacgagaaagatccggTCCTCTATATGTACACCCTGCTGGACGACTACAAAGATGGTGACCTGCGTATCATTCCAGATTCCAACTACTACTTCCCTACAGCAGAACAGGAGCCTGGAGAGGTGCTCGACAGTCTCGTGGGCAAGCAGGTGGAACACGCCAAAGACGACGGATCCAAGAGAACTGGAATTTTTATTCATCAGGTGGTAGCCAAGCCATCTGtctacttcatcaagtttgatgatGATATTCACATTTATGTCTATGGCTTGGTGAAAACCCCCTAA